From one Pedobacter faecalis genomic stretch:
- the gmd gene encoding GDP-mannose 4,6-dehydratase encodes MKVALITGVTGQDGAYLAEFLLKKGYFVHGLKRRSSLFNTDRVDHLYHDQHEAGVNFKLHFGDLTDSTNLIRIIQETQPDEIYNLAAMSHVHVSFEMPEYTANADGIGTLRLLEAIRILGMEKKTKIYQASTSELYGLVQAVPQSETTPFYPRSPYAVAKMYAYWITVNYREAYNMYACNGILFNHESPLRGETFVTRKITRAAAKIALGLQNCLYLGNLSAQRDWGHAKDYIEAMWLILQQESPEDYVIATGITTTVRDFVKMAFAELGIEIEFSGKDAHERGVIIDVDQELVKSLGLNDTNLKPGTVVVQVDERYYRPTEVDLLLGDPTKANTKLGWKPKYDLPALVKDMVSADLQLMKKDEHLKLGGFRTLNYFE; translated from the coding sequence ATGAAAGTTGCCTTAATCACTGGAGTAACCGGACAAGACGGTGCTTACCTTGCAGAATTCTTACTAAAAAAAGGATATTTTGTTCACGGCCTTAAACGCCGGTCTTCCTTGTTTAATACCGACCGGGTAGACCACCTGTATCACGACCAGCACGAAGCAGGGGTAAACTTTAAACTACATTTTGGCGATCTTACCGATTCTACCAACCTGATCCGGATTATCCAGGAAACACAGCCTGACGAGATATATAACCTTGCCGCAATGAGCCACGTTCACGTGAGCTTTGAAATGCCGGAATATACCGCCAATGCTGACGGTATCGGAACGTTGCGCCTTTTAGAAGCCATCCGCATTTTGGGTATGGAAAAAAAGACAAAGATCTACCAGGCGTCTACGTCAGAACTTTACGGCCTGGTTCAAGCCGTTCCTCAGAGCGAAACAACACCCTTTTATCCTAGGTCGCCATACGCCGTAGCCAAAATGTATGCATACTGGATTACGGTCAACTATAGGGAGGCCTATAATATGTATGCTTGTAACGGAATCCTTTTCAATCACGAAAGCCCGCTTCGCGGAGAAACCTTTGTAACCCGGAAAATCACCCGTGCTGCAGCAAAGATTGCTTTAGGCCTGCAAAACTGCTTATATCTGGGTAACCTCTCAGCACAGCGCGACTGGGGTCATGCTAAAGATTATATCGAGGCCATGTGGCTGATCCTTCAGCAGGAAAGCCCTGAAGACTATGTTATTGCCACAGGAATCACTACTACTGTGCGTGACTTCGTCAAAATGGCCTTTGCTGAACTTGGTATAGAAATCGAGTTCAGTGGAAAAGACGCGCACGAAAGAGGCGTGATCATAGATGTTGATCAGGAGTTGGTTAAGTCACTCGGTCTTAACGATACCAACCTCAAACCGGGAACGGTGGTTGTGCAGGTGGATGAGCGATATTACAGGCCTACAGAGGTAGACTTGCTACTGGGCGACCCGACCAAGGCGAACACCAAGTTGGGATGGAAACCAAAATACGACCTGCCAGCACTTGTGAAAGACATGGTCAGTGCAGATCTGCAACTGATGAAGAAAGACGAGCATCTAAAACTAGGTGGTTTCCGCACGCTAAATTATTTTGAGTAA
- a CDS encoding amidohydrolase family protein, whose translation MVKIDAHQHFWIYDNEQHSWIGDDMAVLKRDFLPEQLAPVLKACDIAGCVAVQADQTAEETDFLLKLADQHSFIKGVVGWVDLQADDIADQLPELKLHPKLKGFRHILQSETDRAFMLRPAFATGIAALGKHDFTFDILIYADQLGYAAELVRKFPGQRFVLNHIGKPSIKDAGIRVWEKDLRQLALCENVYCKVSGLITEAEWSDWTFSDLVPYLDVVFNAFGAQRLMFGSDWPVSLLAGNYGQVVDVLETYLRDFSTLERESVWAANATRFYNLSL comes from the coding sequence ATGGTGAAGATTGATGCACACCAGCATTTCTGGATTTACGACAATGAGCAGCACAGCTGGATAGGCGATGACATGGCTGTTCTGAAGCGGGATTTTCTGCCAGAGCAGCTCGCGCCAGTTCTTAAAGCATGTGATATAGCTGGTTGTGTTGCCGTTCAGGCCGATCAAACCGCGGAGGAGACCGACTTTTTGCTTAAGCTTGCTGATCAACATTCATTTATCAAGGGCGTTGTGGGCTGGGTGGACCTGCAGGCAGATGATATCGCTGACCAACTGCCGGAATTGAAACTGCATCCAAAACTAAAAGGCTTCCGGCATATCCTTCAATCCGAAACCGATAGGGCATTCATGCTGAGGCCGGCATTTGCTACTGGCATCGCTGCTCTTGGTAAACATGATTTCACTTTTGACATACTTATCTATGCAGACCAGCTAGGCTATGCTGCAGAACTTGTCAGAAAGTTTCCCGGGCAACGCTTCGTGCTTAATCATATTGGGAAGCCCTCCATCAAGGATGCGGGGATACGTGTTTGGGAGAAAGACCTGCGGCAACTGGCCCTTTGCGAAAATGTATACTGCAAGGTGTCAGGATTAATAACGGAAGCAGAATGGTCGGACTGGACGTTTTCCGATCTTGTGCCGTATCTGGACGTGGTGTTTAATGCTTTTGGTGCGCAGAGATTGATGTTTGGATCTGACTGGCCCGTAAGTTTGCTTGCCGGAAATTACGGGCAAGTAGTGGATGTGCTGGAAACATACCTGCGAGATTTCTCAACGCTGGAACGCGAATCAGTCTGGGCTGCTAACGCAACGAGGTTTTACAATTTAAGCTTATAA
- a CDS encoding SDR family oxidoreductase yields the protein MDLRLKDKVIVVTGGAKGIGEGIVRLLAAENACPVIVGRNEADNLRLVSDLKSQRLRVGQVVAELTKPEDNALAVTQVLKQFGRIDGLVNNAGVNDGVSLENGSYDMFLASLHKNLIHYYLMAHHCLPALKESKGSIVNIGSKVADTGQGGTSAYAASNGARNALTREWAVELLPYGIRVNAVIVAECYTPLYEAWLQTLPDPEEKLRSIVSKIPLGRRMTTAEEIASAVAFLLSDVSSHTTGQLTYVDGGYTHLDRSL from the coding sequence ATGGATTTACGGTTGAAAGACAAGGTAATTGTGGTAACAGGCGGGGCCAAAGGCATCGGCGAGGGCATTGTACGGCTTTTGGCTGCCGAAAATGCCTGTCCGGTAATTGTAGGGCGCAACGAAGCAGACAACCTTAGGTTGGTCAGCGACTTAAAAAGTCAGCGTTTGCGGGTCGGCCAGGTGGTCGCAGAACTCACGAAGCCGGAAGACAATGCCTTGGCCGTAACCCAGGTTTTGAAGCAGTTTGGGCGCATTGACGGACTGGTAAACAATGCGGGCGTGAATGATGGCGTGAGCCTTGAAAATGGCAGTTATGATATGTTTCTGGCTAGTTTGCATAAAAACCTGATCCATTATTACCTTATGGCACATCATTGTCTGCCCGCGCTTAAAGAATCCAAGGGTTCAATTGTTAACATCGGATCTAAAGTGGCGGACACCGGTCAGGGCGGAACCTCAGCCTATGCCGCGTCTAACGGTGCCAGAAATGCCCTGACCCGAGAATGGGCGGTAGAATTGCTGCCCTACGGAATCCGGGTAAATGCCGTTATTGTTGCGGAGTGCTACACACCTCTTTATGAAGCCTGGCTACAAACATTGCCAGATCCAGAAGAAAAACTCAGATCCATCGTATCAAAAATCCCGCTCGGTCGGCGCATGACAACGGCCGAGGAAATTGCCAGCGCTGTGGCATTTCTATTATCGGATGTGTCGAGCCATACCACCGGACAACTTACGTATGTTGACGGGGGCTATACCCATCTCGACCGATCGCTTTAG
- a CDS encoding lipopolysaccharide biosynthesis protein: protein MTKTQNIDKDEISLRTLIEQLKEWLCFLGNKWTIILAAGLLGISIGILTAKVTMPVYTATTTFVLESGESSSGGLGQYAGVASLVGIDIGQAGGGIFQGDNILELYKSRTMIQKTLMSIDSVSKKPLIIDYLEIYHADDILDLAVFKSQNVDRLKFEDRLRDSILGVVTHEINTKHLSVAKPDKKLSIIKVMFKSREERFAKLFNDRLVQNVNDFYIQTKTKKSLDNVLILQAKADSVRAVMEGAIYSAVKVTDLTPNLNPTRQVQRSAPLQRAQFSAETSKAILSELVKNLEMSKLALLKEKPLIQIVDSPILPLPQEKIGLLTGGVFGFMLGFIILVVYLSVIFIYKNIPQSEE, encoded by the coding sequence ATGACCAAGACCCAAAATATCGATAAGGATGAGATTTCTCTTCGTACGTTAATTGAGCAACTGAAAGAATGGCTATGTTTTCTCGGCAATAAGTGGACAATAATATTAGCGGCGGGATTGTTGGGAATCAGCATAGGTATTTTAACAGCAAAGGTCACTATGCCGGTGTACACAGCGACAACAACCTTTGTTTTGGAATCCGGGGAATCCTCGAGTGGTGGCCTTGGTCAATATGCAGGTGTGGCTTCGCTAGTTGGTATTGATATTGGGCAGGCTGGGGGAGGAATATTTCAGGGAGATAATATACTTGAACTGTACAAGTCAAGAACTATGATTCAAAAGACTCTAATGTCGATTGATTCAGTGAGCAAGAAACCTTTGATAATTGATTATCTTGAGATCTATCATGCTGACGACATTCTTGATTTGGCTGTCTTCAAAAGTCAAAATGTGGATCGTCTTAAATTTGAAGATCGTTTACGAGATAGCATATTGGGTGTAGTGACTCATGAAATCAACACTAAACATTTATCGGTTGCCAAACCTGATAAGAAACTTAGTATTATCAAAGTTATGTTTAAAAGTCGTGAGGAGCGATTTGCGAAGCTTTTCAACGATCGTCTGGTACAGAATGTTAACGATTTTTATATTCAGACAAAAACCAAGAAGTCATTAGACAATGTTTTAATCCTTCAGGCCAAGGCAGATTCAGTGAGGGCAGTGATGGAGGGTGCAATTTACTCAGCTGTCAAAGTCACGGACCTCACGCCAAACCTAAATCCCACAAGGCAAGTTCAGAGGTCTGCGCCGCTTCAACGAGCACAATTTTCCGCAGAAACTAGCAAAGCGATATTATCCGAGCTCGTAAAAAACCTGGAGATGTCTAAGCTGGCTTTACTTAAGGAGAAGCCATTAATTCAGATCGTAGATAGTCCCATTTTACCTCTTCCGCAAGAAAAAATCGGGCTGTTGACCGGAGGAGTCTTTGGATTTATGTTAGGTTTTATAATTTTAGTTGTCTATTTATCCGTAATCTTTATTTATAAAAATATACCTCAAAGTGAAGAATAG
- a CDS encoding SDR family NAD(P)-dependent oxidoreductase translates to MFSLEKKTAVITGAGSGIGQSIALLFARRGAMVYIVDVDEDGASGTLDLIRESGGNATFSRCDVTDQKAVVDLFTQLGRIDILVNNAGIAHIGKADTTSEEDFEKVFKVNVKGTYNCLFAALPVMKSVGGGVILNMASIAAVTGLSDRFAYSMSKGAVSAMTLSVARDYIHDNIRCNSISPARVHTPFVDGFIAKNYPGRENEIFAKLSASQPIGRMGKPEEVAALALYLCSEEAAFVTGSDYAVDGGFIKLNT, encoded by the coding sequence ATGTTTAGTTTAGAAAAAAAGACAGCAGTTATCACCGGAGCCGGAAGCGGAATTGGGCAGTCAATCGCTTTGCTATTCGCCCGCCGGGGCGCCATGGTGTACATCGTGGATGTAGATGAGGACGGCGCTTCAGGCACGCTGGATCTGATCCGGGAAAGTGGGGGTAACGCGACGTTTAGCCGATGTGATGTTACAGATCAGAAGGCGGTGGTCGACCTGTTTACGCAGTTAGGCAGGATAGATATTTTGGTCAACAATGCTGGCATCGCACATATCGGAAAGGCAGATACCACCAGCGAGGAAGATTTTGAAAAAGTGTTCAAAGTGAATGTGAAAGGTACGTACAATTGCCTTTTCGCAGCCTTGCCTGTTATGAAAAGCGTGGGAGGCGGGGTTATACTGAATATGGCTTCAATCGCGGCGGTAACGGGACTTAGCGACAGGTTTGCCTATTCTATGAGCAAAGGAGCGGTGTCGGCCATGACCTTGTCGGTAGCCCGCGACTATATTCACGACAACATCAGGTGCAACAGTATTTCCCCGGCAAGGGTGCATACCCCATTTGTGGATGGCTTTATTGCCAAAAACTATCCGGGCCGGGAAAATGAAATTTTTGCAAAGCTATCTGCAAGTCAGCCTATAGGCCGCATGGGGAAACCAGAAGAAGTAGCTGCCCTGGCGTTGTACCTATGCTCTGAAGAGGCGGCATTTGTCACCGGCAGTGATTATGCTGTTGACGGGGGATTTATTAAGCTTAATACTTAA
- a CDS encoding SLBB domain-containing protein, translated as MNLRKIISVFLFLFTVLTTPLLYAQTDYSTVRVDELSDAQIRQMIQRAESVGYNDAQLEQMAQAQGMKAEEIQKLRVRVARIRAGSSSLTDTTRSGNSQGRQINDNNLSRRDSVSRVNVLEDLKPKIFGSQLFANSNISFEPNLRMATPRNYVIGPDDELLLDLSGDNEASYKLRVSPEGVIRVQYVGNVTVGGLSIEQASSKIRSAMAGTYPSLRNGRTTLAINLGNIRSIKITLLGEVVKPGTYTLSSLSTVFNALNASGGPNSNGSFRKIQVIRGNRVVSTIDVYDFLLNGVQRGNIRLQDQDVINIPVYESRVEMAGEVKRPALFEVLSTETLSDLLRFAGGFSDIAYTAKIKVLQNTSKERKIADVDADQFNTYTPANGDKFVVERILDRFANRVAIEGAVFRPGQFELDAGLTLKGLIEKAEGLTEDAFLNRGYISRLNPDNTQSLISFDVAKVLAGTEADIKLQREDRVTISSLFDLRDEYKVSIQGEVRAPGTFDYADNMSLEALIQMAGGFSEGATPNRIEISRRVRNSDATSTSARTAEVFTVNVDKDLKLQGDKFILQPFDVVAIRSSTGYQVQRQVKLEGEVLYPGVYTVTNKNERISDMIKRAGGLTPNAYIEGASLKRPGAEKVNPGDKNAINNQEEENKKYLNLKRAQEAGVKDTLDRDVELKLIQSDLVGIDLERIIKKPQSRFDLIVEDGDVIRVPRQLQTVKVTGEVLNPNSIVYSPNKSFKAYVNGAGGFTTSALRRGAYIKYANGSVEAASKFLFFNNYPKVKPGAEILVPKKAERERMNAQAWVGLATAVASMGAIIVSLLR; from the coding sequence ATGAACCTTAGAAAGATTATCTCTGTTTTCTTGTTTCTATTTACCGTGCTCACAACGCCGTTGCTGTATGCTCAGACAGATTACTCAACCGTGAGGGTTGACGAACTGTCGGACGCACAGATCAGGCAAATGATCCAGCGTGCAGAATCCGTGGGCTACAACGATGCCCAACTGGAGCAGATGGCGCAGGCTCAGGGTATGAAAGCCGAAGAAATCCAAAAACTTCGCGTGCGTGTGGCTCGTATTCGTGCCGGTTCATCCAGCTTAACCGATACAACAAGATCAGGAAACAGCCAGGGCCGGCAAATCAACGACAACAACCTTTCCAGAAGAGACTCTGTTTCCAGGGTGAATGTACTGGAAGATTTGAAGCCTAAAATATTTGGTTCACAACTGTTTGCAAACAGCAACATCTCGTTTGAGCCCAACCTTCGTATGGCAACGCCGCGCAATTATGTGATTGGCCCGGATGATGAGCTCCTCCTTGACCTTAGCGGAGATAATGAAGCAAGCTATAAACTGCGCGTTAGTCCGGAAGGCGTAATTAGGGTACAATATGTGGGAAACGTAACCGTAGGCGGTTTAAGCATAGAGCAGGCAAGTTCAAAGATCAGGTCTGCCATGGCTGGTACCTACCCTTCTTTAAGAAACGGTCGCACTACACTGGCTATAAACCTTGGTAACATCAGGAGTATCAAGATAACCCTGTTGGGCGAGGTAGTAAAGCCAGGTACTTATACCTTATCTTCCCTTTCCACCGTCTTCAATGCCTTAAACGCGTCAGGCGGTCCAAATTCTAACGGATCCTTCAGGAAGATACAGGTGATACGGGGAAACAGGGTTGTTTCTACTATTGATGTCTACGATTTTCTGCTGAACGGTGTGCAGCGCGGAAATATTCGTCTGCAAGACCAGGATGTCATCAACATCCCGGTATATGAAAGTCGGGTGGAAATGGCAGGCGAAGTGAAGCGCCCGGCATTATTTGAAGTTTTATCGACCGAGACGTTATCTGACCTCCTCCGCTTCGCTGGTGGTTTTTCCGATATTGCTTACACGGCTAAGATCAAAGTATTGCAAAATACGAGCAAAGAGCGGAAAATCGCTGACGTAGATGCCGATCAGTTCAATACATATACTCCTGCAAACGGAGATAAGTTCGTGGTGGAACGCATCCTCGATCGCTTCGCTAACCGCGTTGCTATAGAAGGGGCGGTTTTCAGACCGGGACAATTTGAGCTTGATGCCGGACTTACCCTTAAGGGACTGATCGAAAAAGCCGAAGGGCTTACTGAGGACGCCTTCTTAAACAGAGGCTATATCAGCAGATTAAATCCGGATAATACACAAAGCTTAATTTCTTTCGACGTAGCCAAAGTGTTGGCCGGTACTGAAGCCGATATCAAACTTCAGCGGGAAGACCGGGTAACCATATCTTCGCTCTTCGATCTGCGTGACGAATATAAGGTAAGCATACAAGGTGAGGTGAGAGCACCTGGTACCTTCGATTATGCCGATAACATGAGTTTGGAAGCACTGATCCAAATGGCAGGCGGCTTTAGTGAAGGAGCTACACCTAACCGCATTGAAATTTCAAGACGTGTTCGTAACAGCGATGCCACATCTACTTCAGCCCGTACCGCCGAGGTGTTCACCGTAAACGTAGATAAGGATCTGAAACTTCAGGGTGACAAGTTTATCTTACAGCCCTTCGATGTAGTAGCCATACGAAGCTCTACCGGATATCAGGTGCAGCGTCAGGTTAAGCTGGAAGGAGAGGTTCTGTATCCTGGTGTGTATACAGTGACTAATAAGAACGAACGCATTTCCGACATGATTAAGCGTGCAGGTGGTTTAACGCCTAACGCTTATATAGAAGGGGCTTCACTGAAAAGGCCAGGAGCAGAGAAAGTAAATCCGGGGGACAAGAACGCCATAAATAACCAGGAAGAGGAGAATAAAAAATATTTAAACTTAAAGCGTGCTCAAGAAGCGGGTGTTAAGGATACATTGGATCGGGATGTCGAGCTTAAGCTGATACAGTCAGATTTAGTCGGCATTGATTTGGAGCGTATAATTAAGAAGCCGCAGTCGAGATTCGACCTTATAGTTGAAGATGGTGACGTCATTCGGGTTCCGAGACAATTGCAGACTGTAAAAGTGACAGGTGAGGTGCTTAATCCGAACAGTATAGTATATTCGCCTAATAAGAGTTTTAAGGCTTATGTGAACGGGGCAGGAGGTTTTACAACTAGTGCTCTTAGGCGAGGAGCATATATTAAGTATGCAAATGGGTCGGTTGAAGCAGCAAGCAAGTTTTTGTTTTTTAATAACTATCCTAAAGTTAAGCCGGGGGCTGAGATATTGGTGCCGAAAAAGGCTGAACGGGAAAGGATGAATGCGCAAGCTTGGGTAGGTTTGGCTACTGCTGTGGCTTCAATGGGCGCTATAATAGTTAGTTTGCTAAGATAG
- a CDS encoding aminopeptidase P family protein gives MERLRQLREQMSADGVKAYIIPSADPHMSEYLPDHYKSIPYISGFSGSAGTLVVTHDFAGLWTDFRYFEQAEEQLAGSGFELVKQKVQHAPEYIQWLCDTLQKGDIVACDENLLSVLLGDLLSQQLSRKGLELQHHDYISAVWGNRPGLPEGTAYLVDDAYIGQTVASKLTAIREAIARLGADQHLISSLDDLAWTFNIRGNDVSYNPVVMGFALINQDHAKLFIGEGKLSEVDKKSLLTSGVEVFGYEEVWEAIKHIPEHSLVLIDPKRSCLALTKLLPVTARIIKDTNPSTYLKAVKNETELINTRSAMLKDGVALTKFFKWLSETVGKERVTELSAAAKLHSFRTEQPGFLGDSFNTISAYRAHGALPHYGPTPESDVEVRPEGLFLVDSGGQYRYGTTDVTRTLPMGNNTEEERTDYTLVLKGMIDGCKVRFPKGTFGYQIDAIARKPLWDHAINYGHGTGHGVGYFLNVHEGPHVFNATATAIAIEPGMITSIEPGIYRPGKHGIRIENLVNTVTDVSNEFGDFYAFECLTLAPISTRIVRKEIMSPAQIEWLNSYNAMVFERLSPFLNEDEVTWLKDETKAIGRDGYSPRQHT, from the coding sequence ATGGAAAGACTAAGACAACTACGTGAACAAATGAGTGCAGATGGCGTAAAGGCCTATATTATTCCTTCGGCAGACCCGCATATGAGTGAATATTTGCCCGATCACTACAAGTCTATTCCGTATATCTCGGGCTTTTCCGGCTCGGCGGGTACTCTGGTTGTTACGCACGACTTCGCAGGGCTGTGGACGGACTTCCGGTATTTTGAACAGGCGGAAGAACAATTGGCCGGAAGTGGTTTTGAACTGGTGAAACAAAAGGTGCAGCATGCGCCAGAATATATCCAGTGGCTGTGCGATACACTGCAAAAGGGCGATATCGTGGCTTGTGATGAAAATCTGCTGTCTGTGCTTCTTGGCGATTTACTTAGTCAGCAGCTTTCCCGAAAGGGTCTCGAGCTTCAGCACCATGATTACATAAGTGCTGTGTGGGGCAATAGACCCGGGTTGCCTGAAGGCACGGCCTATTTGGTTGACGATGCTTATATCGGTCAAACAGTTGCTTCTAAACTGACTGCTATTCGCGAAGCGATTGCCAGGCTGGGTGCCGACCAGCATCTGATTTCGTCGCTGGACGACCTGGCATGGACATTCAACATACGTGGTAACGACGTTAGCTACAACCCTGTGGTAATGGGTTTTGCGCTGATCAATCAGGACCACGCGAAACTCTTCATCGGCGAAGGTAAACTTTCTGAGGTTGACAAGAAATCATTACTGACATCCGGCGTGGAAGTATTCGGCTATGAAGAAGTTTGGGAAGCTATTAAACACATTCCGGAGCACAGCCTGGTGCTCATCGATCCGAAGCGCAGTTGCCTGGCGCTTACCAAACTTTTGCCTGTCACAGCGAGAATTATCAAAGACACCAACCCGTCTACCTATCTTAAAGCAGTAAAGAACGAAACAGAATTAATCAATACCCGGTCGGCCATGTTAAAGGATGGTGTGGCGCTGACCAAATTTTTTAAATGGTTATCTGAAACGGTAGGCAAAGAACGGGTTACGGAACTGTCTGCCGCTGCTAAACTACATAGCTTTCGCACTGAGCAGCCTGGTTTTTTGGGCGACAGCTTTAATACCATTAGCGCATACCGTGCACACGGCGCCTTACCTCATTATGGCCCGACACCGGAAAGTGATGTAGAGGTAAGGCCAGAGGGTTTATTCCTTGTTGATTCAGGAGGTCAGTACCGCTACGGCACCACGGATGTTACCCGCACCCTCCCCATGGGGAATAACACAGAAGAAGAGCGTACCGACTATACACTTGTGCTTAAGGGAATGATCGATGGATGTAAGGTGCGCTTCCCGAAAGGGACCTTCGGTTACCAGATCGATGCCATTGCCAGAAAGCCGCTTTGGGACCATGCCATCAACTACGGACACGGGACCGGCCACGGGGTAGGTTACTTTTTAAATGTCCATGAAGGTCCGCACGTGTTTAATGCTACGGCTACGGCTATTGCCATAGAACCGGGCATGATCACATCGATAGAACCTGGTATTTACCGCCCGGGTAAACACGGGATCAGAATTGAAAACCTGGTAAACACGGTGACTGACGTGAGCAATGAGTTTGGTGATTTCTATGCTTTTGAATGCCTGACTTTAGCGCCCATAAGTACGCGGATTGTAAGAAAAGAGATAATGTCGCCGGCGCAGATCGAATGGTTAAACAGCTATAACGCAATGGTGTTTGAGCGGTTGAGCCCATTCCTGAACGAGGACGAGGTTACCTGGCTGAAAGACGAGACTAAAGCGATCGGTCGAGATGGGTATAGCCCCCGTCAACATACGTAA
- a CDS encoding nucleotide sugar dehydrogenase: protein MAEVNIAVIGLGYVGLPLAVAFAKKYPVVGFDIDQSRVTELLEGRDRTCEADIGELSELLSAKGDEHGLTLSAELSDLQGSNFYIVTVPTPVDEFKAPDLGPLLNATEMLGKVIAKGDIVVYESTVYPGCTEEECVPVLATVSGLTYNTDFFCGYSPERINPGDKVNTLTKIIKVTSGSTAEIADRIDEIYASVIEAGTHKAPSIKVAEASKAVENAQRDLNISFVNELALIFDRLGIDTSDVLDAAATKWNFLKYRPGLVGGHCIGVDPYYLVHKSKALGYEPEVILSGRRVNENMGLFVASKVVKMITARGYIPGQERALILGFAFKENCPDIRNTRVIDIYTELKQYGTEVDVYDPWAD, encoded by the coding sequence ATGGCTGAGGTGAACATTGCTGTCATTGGCCTGGGCTATGTAGGTTTACCATTGGCTGTGGCCTTTGCGAAGAAATATCCTGTAGTCGGTTTTGATATTGACCAGTCGCGGGTAACGGAACTGCTGGAAGGTCGTGACAGAACCTGCGAGGCGGATATAGGCGAACTTTCCGAGTTGCTTTCCGCTAAGGGCGATGAGCATGGCCTAACACTAAGCGCAGAGCTTTCCGATCTGCAGGGATCAAACTTTTACATAGTTACGGTCCCTACACCCGTAGATGAATTTAAGGCGCCTGATCTTGGTCCGCTTCTCAACGCTACGGAGATGTTGGGCAAGGTAATAGCCAAAGGCGATATCGTCGTTTACGAATCAACCGTTTACCCCGGCTGTACCGAAGAAGAATGTGTGCCGGTATTGGCTACCGTCTCCGGACTTACTTATAATACAGATTTCTTTTGCGGATACTCCCCTGAACGGATTAACCCGGGAGATAAAGTCAACACACTTACAAAAATTATAAAAGTAACCTCAGGATCTACCGCAGAAATAGCAGATCGTATTGACGAAATCTATGCAAGCGTTATTGAGGCCGGTACACATAAAGCGCCAAGTATCAAAGTTGCAGAAGCCTCAAAAGCCGTTGAAAATGCCCAGCGCGATTTGAATATATCATTTGTCAATGAACTGGCGCTTATTTTCGACCGCCTGGGCATAGACACCTCCGATGTGCTCGATGCTGCGGCGACTAAGTGGAATTTCCTGAAATACCGGCCTGGCCTGGTAGGCGGGCATTGCATTGGCGTAGATCCCTACTATCTTGTGCACAAGTCAAAAGCCCTTGGTTACGAGCCGGAAGTGATCCTCTCAGGCAGGCGGGTAAATGAAAACATGGGACTATTCGTGGCATCAAAAGTCGTCAAGATGATAACAGCGCGTGGTTACATTCCCGGGCAGGAGCGGGCGCTGATTCTCGGATTCGCTTTCAAAGAAAACTGTCCGGATATCCGGAATACACGGGTTATTGATATATATACTGAATTGAAACAGTACGGTACGGAAGTAGATGTATACGATCCATGGGCAGATTAA
- a CDS encoding fumarylacetoacetate hydrolase family protein, producing MKLIRWGDAGKEKPGVIVDNNWFDTSAFAEDYDELFFADEGLMRLESFVKENLSQLPEVPDGCRLGAPIARPSKIVCIGLNYADHAKETNAPMPPEPVIFMKSTTAMVGPWDNIIIPKNSLKTDWEVELAVVIGKKASYVEEADAMAYVAGYVLHNDVSEREFQMERNGTWDKGKGCDTFAPMGPFLATQDEIPDVHNIRLWLKVNGQMMQDGNTSNFIFNVPFVVSYVSQFMTLLPGDVISTGTPAGVGLGFSPPIYLKPGDVVELGADGLGSSVQRVKAYGED from the coding sequence ATGAAATTAATTAGATGGGGCGATGCCGGTAAAGAAAAGCCCGGTGTTATAGTAGACAACAATTGGTTTGATACCTCCGCCTTCGCGGAGGATTATGATGAACTTTTTTTCGCAGATGAGGGTCTAATGAGGCTTGAGAGCTTTGTAAAAGAGAACTTATCGCAGTTACCAGAAGTGCCAGACGGATGCCGCTTGGGCGCGCCCATAGCGCGGCCTTCTAAGATTGTCTGCATCGGGCTCAACTACGCAGATCATGCTAAAGAGACGAACGCGCCGATGCCTCCTGAGCCGGTTATCTTTATGAAATCGACCACAGCTATGGTGGGTCCGTGGGATAATATCATTATTCCAAAGAATTCCCTTAAAACAGACTGGGAAGTTGAGCTGGCTGTAGTCATCGGGAAGAAGGCCAGTTACGTAGAGGAAGCCGACGCTATGGCTTATGTAGCAGGGTATGTGCTGCACAATGATGTTTCAGAGCGGGAGTTTCAGATGGAAAGAAATGGCACTTGGGATAAAGGTAAGGGTTGTGACACCTTTGCACCTATGGGCCCTTTTTTGGCGACTCAAGACGAAATTCCGGATGTACACAATATACGCCTGTGGCTTAAAGTGAACGGACAGATGATGCAGGATGGCAACACGTCAAATTTTATTTTTAATGTGCCCTTTGTGGTCTCTTATGTGAGCCAGTTTATGACCTTGTTGCCAGGGGATGTCATCTCCACAGGAACGCCCGCGGGAGTGGGTCTGGGCTTTTCGCCGCCAATATATCTTAAGCCTGGCGACGTGGTGGAGCTCGGCGCAGACGGGCTAGGCAGTTCGGTGCAACGGGTTAAAGCCTATGGTGAAGATTGA